In Leucoraja erinacea ecotype New England chromosome 28, Leri_hhj_1, whole genome shotgun sequence, the following are encoded in one genomic region:
- the lrrc75a gene encoding LOW QUALITY PROTEIN: leucine-rich repeat-containing protein 75A (The sequence of the model RefSeq protein was modified relative to this genomic sequence to represent the inferred CDS: deleted 1 base in 1 codon), producing the protein MGGKQAKGRPRAGAAQAPNRDHPHPPGGQRAEGRGGAPAPYQRRIGLIHDMAMLAKQGRQQEAAQLLRSLRQDLGMESTSLDDVLCRYASFRNLVDPITHELIVSLARYIHCPKPEGDAAGGLEKICRQLTHHLSPHSRCKRQGLLKRKPQACLKAVLSASGPSESLDLSGIALSGRDLQRVALYLRESWETLCSVEMGFVELTDEGFLQLLPTLASLPSLCTLSLNGNKLTRAVLRELTDTLKDLDKFPSISWIDLGNNVDIYSLPQPFLVSLRRRCPKHSNLPTILEFAESQSSDPEDSETERCGQLEREAVSALELGTVPGLESGSTSPVPGLESGTVLEQETVSAGLESGTVLVLEQGTVSALESGTVPELESGTVPGLEPGNVPALELETVPELEQEVVPDVEPLLDAGDEGAVGAAGVMPGLT; encoded by the exons ATGGGAGGCAAACAGGCGAAGGGGCGGCCCCGGGCGGGGGCAGCCCAGGCCCCGAACCGCGACCACCCCCACCCGCCCGGCGGGCAGAGGGCTGAGGGCAGGGGCGGCGCCCCAGCTCCATACCAGCGGCGGATCGGCCTCATCCATGACATGGCGATGCTGGCCAAGCAAGGGCGGCAGCAAGAGGCGGCTCAGCTGCTCCGGAGCCTCCGACAG gatcTCGGGATGGAGTCGACCTCGCTGGACGACGTCCTGTGTCGCTACGCCAGCTTCCGCAACCTGGTGGATCCCATCACCCACGAGCTCATCGTAAGCCTGGCCCGCTACATCCACTGCCCCAAACCG GAAGGAGATGCGGCCGGAGGCCTGGAGAAGATCTGCCGGCAGCTGACCCACCACCTGAGCCCGCACTCCAGGTGCAAACGGCAGGGACTCCTCAAACGCAAGCCCCAAGCCTG CCTGAAGGCGGTGCTGTCGGCGAGTGGGCCGAGCGAGAGCCTGGACCTGTCGGGGATTGCGCTGAGCGGCCGGGACCTGCAGCGGGTGGCCCTGTACCTGCGGGAGAGCTGGGAGACATTGTGCAGCGTGGAGATGGGCTTCGTCGAGCTGACAGACGAGGGCTTCCTGCAGCTGCTGCCCACCCTGGCCTCGCTGCCCAGCCTCTGCACCCTGTCGCTGAACGGCAACAAGCTGACCCGGGCCGTCCTGCGGGAGCTGACCGACACGCTGAAGGACCTGGACAAGTTCCCCAGCATCAGCTGGATCGACCTGGGCAACAACGTGGACATCTACTCCCTGCCCCAGCCCTTCCTGGTCAGCCTCCGCCGTCGCTGCCCCAAGCACAGCAACCTGCCCACGATCCTGGAGTTTGCCGAGAGCCAGAGCAGTGACCCCGAGGACTCCGAGACTGAGCGGTGTGGCCAGCTGGAGCGGGAAGCTGTGTCGGCACTGGAGCTGGGGACAGTCCCAGGCCTGGAGTCGGGA AGTACCAGTCCAGTCCCAGGCCTGGAGTCAGGGACAGTGCTGGAGCAGGAGACTGTGTCGGCAGGCCTGGAGTCAGGGACAGTACTAGTGCTGGAGCAGGGGACTGTGTCGGCACTGGAGTCAGGGACAGTCCCAGAGCTGGAGTCAGGGACAGTACCAGGCCTGGAGCCGGGGAATGTACCAGCGCTGGAGTTGGAGACAGTCCCAGAGCTGGAGCAGGAGGTGGTGCCAGACGTGGAGCCCTTGCTGGACGCAGGGGATGAAGGGGCTGTGGGCGCGGCTGGTGTGATGCCTGGTCTCACCTGA